The Pseudobacteroides sp. genome has a window encoding:
- a CDS encoding chemotaxis protein CheX — protein sequence MNIEYINPFIEASQTVLKQIAGIDAKLGKVYLKESPYRSNSIIIIVGLTGQIRGQAMFSMTMDVGLSIASSMMGGMPVPELDEISKSALSELTNMILGNTATILYNKGLNIDITPPTCLFGENLQISNSKLKTVCIPLMLADGKAFEIDLAVEEQ from the coding sequence ATGAATATTGAGTATATAAACCCATTTATTGAAGCTAGTCAAACGGTATTAAAACAAATAGCAGGGATTGATGCCAAGCTTGGGAAGGTGTATCTTAAGGAGTCTCCATACAGGAGCAATTCGATAATAATTATCGTAGGATTGACCGGGCAGATCAGAGGGCAGGCAATGTTTTCCATGACCATGGATGTAGGTCTGTCGATAGCATCAAGCATGATGGGCGGTATGCCAGTACCAGAGCTGGATGAAATATCAAAGAGTGCACTTTCGGAGCTTACGAATATGATACTGGGAAATACTGCTACAATTTTGTATAATAAAGGTCTTAATATAGACATAACCCCACCCACATGTTTATTTGGAGAAAACTTACAAATATCAAACAGTAAGCTTAAAACAGTTTGCATACCGCTGATGCTGGCGGACGGAAAAGCTTTTGAGATTGATTTGGCGGTTGAGGAACAATAA
- the spoVAE gene encoding stage V sporulation protein AE: MAYLNAFIIGGFICAVGQLLIDKTKLTPARILVIFVTAGTILSALGIYQKVVDVGGAGATVPLTGFGHSLAKGAIKDVDQYGLLGAFTGGIRAAAAGITAAVFFGYIMSVAFTPKAKR; encoded by the coding sequence CTGGCATATTTAAATGCATTTATAATTGGAGGATTCATATGTGCGGTTGGGCAGCTTCTTATAGATAAAACCAAGCTCACTCCTGCAAGGATTTTAGTAATATTTGTTACTGCGGGCACTATTCTCTCCGCCTTAGGTATTTATCAAAAGGTGGTAGATGTTGGGGGAGCAGGAGCAACGGTACCACTTACAGGCTTTGGGCATAGCCTTGCAAAGGGTGCAATCAAAGATGTAGACCAATATGGATTGTTAGGAGCGTTTACAGGTGGAATAAGGGCTGCAGCTGCAGGAATAACAGCAGCTGTGTTTTTCGGCTATATAATGTCTGTTGCATTTACTCCGAAAGCAAAAAGGTGA
- the spoVAD gene encoding stage V sporulation protein AD gives MPTKRKGKQTIKIDSPISIISTASIVGPKEGQGPLGLYYDLIIEDEMWGEKSWEKAESKLMKETVSKIINKSGKTVDDVNYVLAGDLLNQCIATSFAVRDSGVSLFGLYGACSTMAESASLGAMLINGGFADNIICITSSHFCSAEKQFRFPLELGSQRPPTAQWTVTGSGGVMLSNQGIGPYITYVTTGKVVDMGIKDSNNMGAAMAPAAADTIVTHFKDTGLSPSDYDLIVTGDLGSFGKELCEELVSRQGYDIKNVYSDCGMMVYDSAKQDTHSGGSGCGCSAVTLAGYLYQEMKKGKFNNVLFVGTGALLSSTSAQQGESIPCIAHGISIQNKFE, from the coding sequence ATGCCGACAAAGCGAAAAGGAAAACAAACAATTAAAATAGACAGTCCTATCAGTATTATATCTACTGCCTCAATTGTGGGCCCCAAGGAGGGGCAAGGGCCTCTGGGACTCTATTATGACTTGATTATTGAAGATGAAATGTGGGGCGAGAAAAGCTGGGAAAAGGCAGAAAGTAAGCTAATGAAAGAGACTGTCAGTAAAATTATAAATAAGTCAGGTAAGACAGTGGATGATGTTAATTATGTTTTAGCGGGAGATTTACTTAATCAATGTATTGCAACAAGTTTTGCAGTAAGGGATTCAGGAGTATCTCTCTTTGGACTATACGGGGCATGCTCCACAATGGCGGAGTCTGCCAGCTTGGGTGCTATGCTTATTAATGGAGGATTTGCGGATAATATTATTTGCATAACATCAAGCCACTTTTGTTCTGCAGAAAAGCAGTTCAGATTCCCTTTGGAGTTGGGATCCCAAAGGCCTCCCACAGCACAATGGACTGTAACAGGGTCAGGCGGTGTTATGCTTTCAAACCAGGGAATCGGGCCTTATATCACTTATGTTACTACAGGAAAAGTGGTTGATATGGGTATTAAGGATTCGAACAATATGGGGGCGGCAATGGCTCCGGCAGCGGCCGACACAATAGTAACGCACTTTAAAGACACGGGATTGTCTCCATCGGATTATGACCTCATAGTAACAGGAGATCTTGGAAGCTTCGGTAAGGAATTGTGCGAAGAGCTTGTAAGCAGGCAGGGATACGATATTAAAAATGTTTATTCCGATTGCGGTATGATGGTGTATGACTCTGCAAAACAGGACACACATTCCGGGGGAAGCGGATGCGGATGCTCTGCCGTGACTTTGGCAGGCTATTTGTACCAGGAAATGAAAAAAGGAAAATTCAATAATGTTTTATTTGTTGGAACAGGGGCTTTGCTTAGTTCAACCAGTGCTCAACAGGGGGAATCCATCCCATGTATAGCACATGGAATATCAATACAGAATAAGTTCGAATGA
- the spoVAC gene encoding stage V sporulation protein AC: MQKLFTNKEYLDYVEKKSPKSKLARNTLRAYAVGGLICVVGQFINNALMTQGLDKDTAGNVTVLIMILIGAFLTGINIYDDIGRFAGAGSIVPITGFANSIVSPAMEFKSEGFVTGVGARMFFIAGPVLVYGISASVLVGILHYLVKF; the protein is encoded by the coding sequence ATGCAAAAACTATTTACCAATAAGGAGTACCTGGACTATGTTGAAAAGAAGTCTCCTAAATCAAAGCTGGCAAGAAATACACTGAGGGCTTATGCTGTAGGAGGCTTGATATGTGTCGTTGGGCAGTTTATCAATAATGCACTTATGACACAGGGATTGGATAAGGATACGGCCGGAAATGTGACTGTATTGATTATGATATTGATTGGAGCATTTTTGACAGGTATAAATATTTATGATGATATAGGAAGATTTGCAGGTGCAGGATCTATTGTTCCTATCACCGGTTTTGCCAATTCCATTGTATCTCCGGCCATGGAATTTAAAAGCGAAGGTTTTGTCACCGGAGTTGGAGCAAGAATGTTTTTTATAGCAGGTCCTGTGCTTGTGTATGGGATATCTGCATCAGTGTTGGTTGGGATACTGCACTATTTAGTCAAGTTTTAG
- the sigF gene encoding RNA polymerase sporulation sigma factor SigF, whose amino-acid sequence MSAILDDNLLDLIKRAKSGDKVAQSYLVEKNIGLIWSVIKRFQNRGYETDDLFQIGSIGLIKAIQKFDESFEVKFSTYAVPMIIGEIKRFIRDDGIIKVSRSLKEISNKARVAKEILSKEMGREPSVCEIAEHLSISAEELVLAMDAGSSPESLYSTVCEGDNSPIYLIDRIDGEADSKEVDIIDKIAIREVLKTLKPRERQIIVLRYFKEKTQMQIAKIMGISQVQVSRIEKRILEDIREKIKSN is encoded by the coding sequence ATGAGCGCAATTTTGGATGATAACTTGCTTGATTTGATAAAAAGGGCGAAAAGCGGCGATAAAGTTGCTCAATCCTATCTGGTGGAGAAAAACATAGGATTAATATGGAGTGTAATAAAGAGGTTTCAAAACAGGGGCTATGAGACCGATGACTTGTTTCAAATAGGCAGCATTGGCCTTATCAAAGCAATTCAGAAATTTGACGAGTCCTTTGAAGTTAAGTTTTCTACATATGCCGTACCTATGATTATAGGTGAAATTAAAAGGTTTATCAGGGACGATGGAATTATTAAGGTGAGCAGATCGTTAAAAGAAATATCAAATAAAGCAAGAGTGGCTAAAGAAATCCTTAGTAAGGAAATGGGAAGAGAGCCTAGTGTATGCGAAATTGCAGAGCACTTGAGTATATCGGCTGAAGAGCTTGTGCTTGCCATGGACGCCGGAAGTTCTCCTGAATCGCTGTACAGTACGGTATGCGAAGGAGATAACTCACCTATATACCTTATTGATAGGATTGATGGTGAGGCAGACAGCAAAGAGGTGGATATAATAGATAAAATCGCCATTAGGGAAGTATTGAAAACCTTGAAGCCAAGGGAAAGGCAAATTATTGTACTTAGGTATTTCAAGGAGAAGACCCAGATGCAGATTGCCAAAATCATGGGAATATCCCAGGTTCAGGTATCGAGGATAGAAAAGAGAATTTTAGAAGATATAAGGGAAAAGATAAAATCAAATTAA
- the spoIIAB gene encoding anti-sigma F factor, with protein MEIINEFKLEFLSKSSNEAFARVVAAAFVSQLDPTLEEIADIKTAVSEAVTNAVIHGYEDNRGMVKMSCVLYESAVEIVVVDDGRGIDDVEKARQPMFTSKPDLERSGMGFTIMENFMDELEIISEYGKGTTVKMFKKLGLQKK; from the coding sequence ATGGAGATTATAAATGAGTTTAAACTTGAGTTTTTAAGTAAATCTAGCAATGAAGCATTTGCCAGAGTTGTGGCAGCAGCATTTGTTTCTCAGTTGGATCCAACCCTGGAGGAAATTGCAGATATAAAAACAGCAGTATCCGAAGCAGTTACAAACGCAGTTATTCACGGCTACGAGGATAATAGAGGAATGGTGAAAATGAGCTGTGTTTTATATGAATCAGCGGTTGAGATAGTAGTGGTTGACGACGGTAGGGGAATTGATGATGTGGAAAAGGCAAGACAGCCTATGTTTACCTCCAAGCCTGATCTCGAGAGATCCGGTATGGGTTTTACTATAATGGAAAACTTTATGGATGAATTGGAAATAATATCGGAGTATGGAAAGGGTACTACTGTAAAAATGTTTAAAAAGCTAGGTTTACAAAAAAAATAA
- the spoIIAA gene encoding anti-sigma F factor antagonist: MILKVKFVNKGNTLIASIIGEMDHHTADYIRDKIDGEMIKSSTKNIVFDFSKVGFMDSSGIGVVMGRYKNISKLNGKTSIIKANEQIRRIFEMSGVVKLIPIYDNIDEAIGS, encoded by the coding sequence ATGATTTTGAAAGTTAAGTTTGTAAATAAGGGAAATACTTTGATTGCCAGTATTATTGGAGAAATGGATCACCATACTGCTGACTATATAAGAGATAAAATTGATGGTGAGATGATTAAATCGTCTACAAAAAATATAGTGTTTGATTTCTCAAAAGTAGGCTTTATGGATAGCTCAGGCATAGGTGTGGTTATGGGAAGGTATAAAAACATAAGCAAGCTTAATGGAAAGACCTCAATAATAAAGGCCAACGAACAAATAAGAAGAATATTCGAAATGTCAGGGGTTGTAAAACTCATTCCGATATATGATAATATCGATGAAGCCATCGGAAGCTAA
- a CDS encoding HPr family phosphocarrier protein: MVEKTVEITNPIGLHARPAAIFVQTAGKFTSNIWLIKENKKVNAKSIMGLMSLAIPKGTTVVIGAEGEDEDFAVHELVELIQSGFKEFEY; this comes from the coding sequence ATGGTTGAAAAGACAGTTGAAATAACTAATCCAATTGGTCTTCATGCCAGACCTGCCGCTATTTTTGTTCAGACAGCCGGAAAGTTTACATCTAACATATGGCTGATAAAAGAGAACAAAAAAGTGAATGCAAAAAGTATAATGGGATTAATGTCTTTAGCTATTCCAAAGGGCACTACAGTAGTGATCGGAGCAGAGGGTGAGGATGAGGACTTTGCTGTACACGAGCTGGTAGAGCTTATACAATCCGGATTCAAAGAGTTTGAGTACTGA